One Halostagnicola kamekurae DNA segment encodes these proteins:
- a CDS encoding CapA family protein has protein sequence MGLHAHQARNGNRNTSETPLFLQQFAHECVEAGVDVVVITGPHTLRGIEVHQRRPIFYSLGNFFFHEDAIRRIPESINQTVESTVPDVRGEVASPETDSTVTHDTDNWISVVPQCEFSADGTLANVTLYPCTLQPRAPTPQRGTPALATGEKAHEILQTLAERSEAFGTTIHINGDTGTIDLP, from the coding sequence ATGGGTTTGCACGCTCATCAGGCCAGAAACGGGAATCGAAATACGAGTGAGACACCCCTGTTCCTTCAGCAGTTCGCCCATGAATGTGTAGAAGCAGGCGTTGATGTAGTCGTCATAACCGGTCCGCACACTCTCCGTGGGATCGAAGTTCATCAGCGACGACCGATTTTCTATTCGCTCGGAAACTTCTTCTTCCACGAAGATGCCATCCGTCGGATCCCCGAGTCTATCAACCAAACTGTGGAATCGACTGTGCCTGACGTACGCGGAGAGGTTGCCTCACCAGAGACAGATTCAACCGTCACACATGATACGGACAACTGGATATCTGTCGTCCCACAGTGTGAATTTTCGGCAGATGGGACGCTCGCTAACGTGACTCTCTATCCATGCACCCTCCAACCACGCGCGCCTACTCCGCAGCGCGGTACACCGGCGCTTGCAACCGGCGAAAAAGCCCATGAGATTCTCCAAACGCTTGCTGAGCGCTCAGAGGCGTTCGGCACTACCATCCATATTAACGGTGATACCGGGACGATTGATCTGCCGTGA
- a CDS encoding DUF7112 family protein, with protein MADRLSSDHPSIRTVRATLSETTTGVRLEIPGEERDAFAVDELVRITLEGTERFARVERALTGDELTIEGVYETADGARDPRAGTDVLPEWCDEHTRRDGGSVLIDVIEPEFAYGIRGPGETTFYDASEPPKSSLSDIASDIDG; from the coding sequence ATGGCAGATCGACTTTCGAGTGACCACCCGTCGATTCGAACCGTCAGAGCGACGCTTTCCGAGACGACGACGGGAGTCAGACTGGAGATTCCCGGCGAGGAACGCGACGCCTTCGCGGTCGACGAACTCGTCCGGATCACGCTCGAGGGAACGGAGCGGTTCGCTCGAGTCGAGCGGGCGCTTACCGGCGACGAACTCACGATCGAAGGCGTCTACGAGACGGCAGACGGTGCCCGCGACCCGCGGGCCGGAACCGACGTCTTGCCCGAGTGGTGCGACGAGCACACCAGACGAGACGGGGGGTCGGTGCTGATCGACGTCATCGAACCCGAATTCGCCTACGGGATTCGCGGACCCGGCGAGACGACGTTTTACGACGCCTCGGAGCCGCCAAAGTCCAGCCTCTCCGATATCGCAAGCGACATCGACGGCTAG
- a CDS encoding CapA family protein, which produces MASDPFTVAATGDAILAQSISELEDETEEFAALLDVLRETDAAVTQVEPVLVTTDNQHASLRQVTDQYQYLAPFPGTIMGTTPSILGELTDMGLNLFTAASNHALDFGTTGLRTTLSAMRTRDLTFAGIGRNLTEARDPAYLDTEAGRVGLLNATTSIPPGGEAGVSTPTFDGTCGVNPLHVEWTYRMMPEHLDQLRMIASQTGIDQVKGEWLRRTNPDWQTDDAYYFMQMRCAPATEQQSPGIYHSIHERDREALLARVSDADAMTG; this is translated from the coding sequence ATGGCGTCTGATCCGTTTACCGTTGCTGCTACAGGGGACGCAATCCTCGCACAGTCTATATCAGAACTGGAAGACGAAACGGAGGAGTTTGCCGCGCTTCTTGACGTTCTCCGTGAGACGGATGCGGCGGTAACTCAGGTCGAGCCTGTCTTGGTAACCACAGATAATCAACACGCCTCTCTGCGGCAGGTGACCGACCAGTACCAGTACCTCGCCCCATTCCCAGGCACAATCATGGGAACCACCCCCAGTATTCTTGGCGAACTGACCGACATGGGACTAAATCTCTTCACAGCCGCCTCTAATCACGCTCTCGACTTCGGGACCACTGGACTTCGAACCACCCTCTCTGCGATGCGTACGCGCGATCTCACGTTCGCAGGTATCGGACGGAACTTGACCGAGGCGCGAGATCCAGCGTATTTGGACACTGAAGCAGGCCGTGTCGGCCTCCTCAATGCTACAACGAGTATCCCACCTGGGGGAGAAGCGGGTGTCTCAACGCCTACGTTCGATGGCACATGCGGTGTCAATCCGCTTCACGTAGAGTGGACATACCGTATGATGCCTGAACATCTCGATCAGCTTCGGATGATCGCCTCCCAGACCGGGATTGACCAAGTTAAAGGGGAGTGGCTCCGGCGGACAAATCCTGATTGGCAGACCGATGACGCGTACTACTTCATGCAGATGCGATGTGCCCCCGCCACAGAGCAGCAGTCGCCTGGAATTTATCATTCTATTCACGAGCGTGACCGTGAAGCGCTCCTCGCCCGGGTCAGCGACGCGGATGCTATGACTGGGTGA
- a CDS encoding V-type ATP synthase subunit F yields the protein MSQEIAVVGSPEFTTGFRLAGVSRFENVPDDEKDEQLDDAATAALEDDGVGIVVMHDDDLEYLSRNVRQEVETSVEPVVVTIGSGTGGGGLREQIKRAIGIDLMDEDEDS from the coding sequence ATGAGCCAGGAAATCGCAGTCGTCGGCAGCCCGGAGTTCACCACCGGCTTTCGCCTCGCTGGCGTCAGCCGATTCGAGAACGTTCCGGACGACGAGAAAGACGAGCAGTTAGACGACGCAGCGACGGCGGCCCTCGAAGACGACGGCGTCGGTATCGTCGTCATGCACGACGACGATCTCGAGTACCTGTCGCGAAACGTTAGACAGGAAGTCGAGACGAGCGTCGAGCCGGTCGTCGTCACGATCGGAAGCGGCACCGGTGGTGGCGGGCTGCGCGAACAGATCAAACGCGCGATCGGGATCGACCTGATGGACGAGGACGAAGACAGCTAA
- a CDS encoding ATP synthase subunit B encodes MKEYQTITEISGPLVFAEVDEPVGYDEIVEIETEDGRTLRGQVLESSEGIVSIQVFEGTGGIDRNASVRFLGETMKMPVTEDLLGRVLDGSGNPIDGGPEIVPDERHDIVGEAINPYSREYPEEFIQTGVSAIDGMNTLVRGQKLPIFSGSGLPHNELALQIARQATVPEEEEGEDDDGSEFAVIFGAMGITAEEANEFMDDFERTGALERSVVFMNLADDPAVERQVTPRLVLTTAEYLAFEKDYHVLVILTDMTNYCEALREIGAAREEVPGRRGYPGYMYTDLAQLYERAGRIEGRDGSVTQIPILTMPGDDDTHPIPDLTGYITEGQIMMDRNLNSQGIEPPVNVLPSLSRLMDDGIGEGLTREDHGDVSDQMYAAYAEGEDLRDLVNIVGREALSERDNKFLDFADRFEKEFVQQGYDTNRSIDETLEIGWDLLSMLPKDALNRIDEDLIEEHYREDETEVVQAD; translated from the coding sequence ATGAAAGAGTACCAGACTATCACGGAAATCAGCGGTCCGCTGGTGTTCGCCGAAGTCGACGAGCCGGTCGGATACGACGAGATCGTCGAGATCGAGACCGAAGACGGGCGGACCCTTCGCGGGCAGGTGCTGGAATCGAGCGAGGGTATCGTCTCGATCCAGGTCTTCGAGGGCACGGGCGGAATCGACCGCAACGCCTCCGTTCGCTTCCTGGGCGAGACGATGAAGATGCCCGTCACCGAGGATCTGCTCGGACGGGTGTTAGACGGCTCCGGCAACCCAATCGACGGCGGTCCGGAAATCGTCCCCGACGAACGACACGACATCGTCGGCGAAGCGATCAACCCGTACTCTCGAGAGTACCCCGAAGAGTTCATTCAGACCGGCGTCTCGGCCATCGACGGCATGAACACGCTGGTTCGCGGCCAGAAGCTGCCGATCTTCTCCGGCTCGGGACTGCCACACAACGAACTCGCGCTCCAGATCGCCCGACAGGCGACCGTCCCGGAAGAGGAAGAGGGCGAGGACGACGACGGCTCCGAGTTCGCGGTCATCTTCGGCGCGATGGGTATCACCGCCGAGGAGGCAAACGAGTTCATGGACGACTTCGAGCGCACGGGCGCGCTCGAGCGCTCGGTCGTCTTCATGAACCTCGCGGACGACCCCGCCGTCGAACGGCAGGTCACGCCGCGGCTGGTCCTGACGACCGCCGAGTACCTCGCCTTCGAGAAGGATTATCACGTGCTGGTTATCCTGACGGACATGACCAACTACTGTGAGGCGCTCCGAGAGATCGGCGCCGCACGCGAGGAGGTTCCGGGCCGACGTGGCTACCCCGGATACATGTACACCGACCTGGCCCAACTCTACGAGCGGGCGGGTCGGATCGAAGGCCGCGACGGATCGGTCACGCAGATTCCGATCCTCACGATGCCCGGTGACGACGACACCCACCCGATCCCCGACCTGACCGGCTACATTACGGAAGGTCAGATCATGATGGATCGGAACCTGAACAGTCAGGGTATCGAGCCGCCGGTCAACGTTCTCCCGAGCCTCTCGCGACTGATGGACGACGGTATCGGCGAAGGGCTCACTCGAGAGGACCACGGCGACGTTTCCGACCAGATGTACGCCGCATACGCGGAGGGTGAGGACCTGCGCGACCTCGTGAACATCGTCGGTCGCGAAGCACTGTCCGAACGGGACAACAAGTTCCTCGACTTCGCCGACCGCTTTGAGAAGGAGTTCGTCCAGCAGGGCTACGACACCAACCGCTCGATCGACGAGACGCTCGAGATCGGCTGGGACCTGCTGTCGATGTTGCCAAAAGACGCGCTCAACCGTATCGACGAGGACCTCATCGAAGAGCACTACCGCGAAGACGAGACCGAGGTCGTCCAGGCCGACTAA
- a CDS encoding long-chain-fatty-acid--CoA ligase gives MHKPLLVPEFLDRARTHYGDEEAVVATTGERFTYDELGDRADRFAAALQERGIEKGDRVAVLDPNTHYHLEAAYGIMQAGAIHTPLNYRLTPNDFEYILSDAGVDAIYADYEYAGGIEAVRDVVPTETFITNDAAAVEGDWEGFDQVLEEAGTEYDRPEMAEDEIITINYTSGTTGDPKGVCRTHRCETIHAYLLVAHQEITDDDVYLWTLPMFHANGWGHIFAVTGIGAKHVCTRGVDAGGIFEAVRDENVSYMCGAPTVLNMLVDYYGEYEPETTGDAPVRLATAGSAPPEATIRTVEEEFGWYLKHVYGATETGPLITTSDARRHFEADSDDRFRIKKRQGLAYLGTEIRVVDEDGEDVPRDDETLGEVVVRGNQIMEKYWNKPEATEEAFSDRIEGYYHTGDLATIDEHGMIAIRDRKKDIIISGGENISSIELEDALFDHPQVSDVAVIPAPSEEWGETPKAFVVPESGDPDEPGVTTEELLEFTKENLAGYKAVRRTEFVEQLPTTATGKVQKYELRQEEWADQDRMVGQG, from the coding sequence ATGCACAAACCACTACTCGTGCCGGAGTTCCTCGACCGGGCGCGGACGCACTACGGCGACGAGGAGGCGGTCGTCGCGACGACGGGGGAGCGGTTCACGTACGACGAACTCGGCGATCGGGCCGACCGGTTCGCGGCGGCGCTTCAGGAGCGCGGCATCGAGAAGGGTGATCGGGTGGCCGTGCTCGACCCGAACACGCACTATCACCTCGAGGCGGCCTACGGGATCATGCAAGCGGGCGCGATCCACACGCCGTTGAATTACCGACTCACGCCGAACGATTTCGAGTATATCCTCTCGGATGCGGGCGTCGACGCGATCTACGCCGACTACGAGTACGCAGGCGGGATCGAGGCGGTGCGCGACGTGGTGCCGACGGAGACGTTCATCACGAACGACGCCGCCGCCGTCGAGGGGGACTGGGAGGGCTTCGACCAAGTGCTCGAGGAGGCGGGCACCGAATACGATCGGCCGGAGATGGCCGAAGACGAGATAATCACGATCAATTACACCTCGGGGACAACGGGCGATCCGAAGGGGGTCTGCCGGACCCATCGCTGCGAGACGATCCACGCCTATCTGCTGGTGGCCCATCAGGAGATCACCGACGACGACGTCTACCTGTGGACCCTGCCGATGTTTCACGCCAACGGCTGGGGTCACATCTTCGCCGTGACCGGCATCGGCGCGAAACACGTCTGTACGCGAGGCGTCGACGCCGGTGGCATCTTCGAGGCGGTTCGCGACGAAAACGTCTCGTACATGTGCGGCGCACCGACCGTGTTGAACATGCTGGTCGACTACTACGGCGAGTACGAACCGGAGACGACCGGCGACGCGCCGGTGCGACTCGCGACCGCGGGGAGCGCACCGCCCGAGGCCACGATCCGGACCGTCGAGGAGGAGTTCGGCTGGTACTTGAAACACGTCTACGGGGCGACCGAGACGGGCCCGCTTATCACCACCTCCGACGCGCGTCGGCACTTCGAGGCCGACAGCGACGACCGGTTCCGAATCAAGAAACGCCAGGGTCTGGCCTACCTCGGCACCGAGATCCGGGTCGTCGACGAGGACGGGGAAGACGTTCCCCGGGACGACGAGACGCTCGGCGAGGTCGTCGTCCGGGGTAACCAGATCATGGAGAAGTACTGGAACAAGCCCGAGGCGACCGAGGAGGCCTTCTCCGATCGAATCGAGGGCTACTATCACACGGGCGATCTCGCGACTATCGACGAGCACGGCATGATCGCGATTCGCGATCGGAAGAAAGACATCATCATTTCCGGCGGCGAGAACATCTCGAGCATCGAACTCGAGGACGCGCTGTTCGATCACCCCCAGGTGTCGGACGTGGCGGTGATCCCGGCACCGAGCGAGGAGTGGGGCGAGACGCCAAAGGCGTTCGTGGTTCCCGAGAGCGGCGACCCCGACGAGCCGGGGGTCACGACGGAGGAACTACTCGAGTTCACGAAAGAGAATTTGGCCGGCTACAAGGCGGTTCGGCGGACGGAGTTCGTCGAGCAACTGCCGACGACGGCGACCGGGAAGGTCCAGAAGTACGAACTCCGTCAAGAAGAGTGGGCGGACCAGGATCGAATGGTTGGACAGGGGTAG
- a CDS encoding TetR/AcrR family transcriptional regulator yields the protein MTDPDVREAIMTATYEALCTHGYTDLTAQDIADRTDKSKSLLFYHYDSKEDLVADFIDYLLERHDEHVEAAAGEPPVERLATFLDLFLYGPDDTDQTSFHTAMLELRAQAPYNDTYREQFQKSDRRLQATLETILEDGIESGAFVDHDFEAVATLLVTLVNGARIREITFEDDDYLETLKATAVDRVIDDILADGVELPTDPRTDGPFEPNEKLGSRADSRAETTNGLDDEHDSSSHDDESASSDDSADDHDEGTQ from the coding sequence GTGACCGATCCGGACGTTCGCGAAGCGATCATGACCGCGACCTACGAGGCGTTGTGTACCCACGGGTACACCGACCTGACCGCACAGGACATCGCTGATCGAACCGACAAGAGCAAATCGCTCCTGTTCTACCACTACGACTCCAAGGAGGACCTCGTCGCCGACTTCATCGACTATCTCTTAGAGCGCCACGACGAGCACGTCGAGGCGGCCGCGGGCGAGCCGCCGGTCGAGCGGCTGGCGACGTTCCTCGATCTGTTCCTGTACGGCCCCGACGACACCGATCAGACGTCGTTTCACACCGCGATGCTCGAGTTGCGGGCCCAGGCACCGTACAACGACACCTACCGCGAGCAGTTCCAAAAGAGCGATCGACGACTGCAGGCCACGCTCGAGACCATCCTCGAAGACGGCATCGAGTCCGGCGCGTTCGTCGACCACGATTTCGAAGCCGTCGCGACGCTGTTGGTTACGCTCGTCAACGGCGCGCGCATCCGAGAGATAACCTTCGAGGACGATGACTACCTCGAGACCCTCAAAGCGACGGCGGTCGACAGGGTGATCGACGATATTCTCGCCGACGGCGTCGAACTCCCGACGGACCCACGCACTGACGGCCCGTTCGAACCCAACGAGAAACTGGGGTCGAGAGCCGATTCGAGAGCAGAAACTACAAACGGGTTGGACGACGAACATGACAGTAGCTCGCATGACGACGAATCCGCGAGTTCGGACGATTCCGCCGACGACCACGATGAAGGTACCCAGTGA
- a CDS encoding 30S ribosomal protein S6e: MASFTVVVGDPDSGLAHQLEADGQDANRFLGKSIGDEVDGSAVGLDGYTLEITGGSDDAGRPLNETVAGSELQEVLMEEKQTGYHPERDGERRRITVRGREVSDAVAQINATIVESGETDVDELLAEDE; this comes from the coding sequence ATGGCAAGTTTCACTGTCGTTGTCGGCGACCCGGACTCCGGGCTCGCACACCAACTCGAGGCGGACGGACAGGACGCGAATCGATTCCTCGGCAAATCGATCGGGGACGAAGTCGACGGCTCCGCCGTCGGCCTAGACGGCTACACCCTCGAGATCACCGGCGGCTCGGACGACGCGGGTCGACCGCTCAACGAGACCGTCGCGGGCTCAGAACTGCAGGAAGTGCTGATGGAAGAAAAGCAGACCGGCTACCATCCAGAACGGGACGGCGAGCGACGCCGTATCACAGTCCGCGGCCGCGAGGTTTCCGACGCCGTCGCACAGATCAACGCGACGATCGTCGAATCCGGCGAAACCGACGTCGATGAGCTGCTCGCCGAGGACGAGTAA
- a CDS encoding helix-turn-helix domain-containing protein — translation MWLSRTPFNGGMKRIQFSATYPKRFIHPLHQQIMERTSISRAELLMWSPTEDATTLFWCDGDREATEKAIAHIDSLLVSNFVVDNDGTYAFLRQSDYEFASALLDTIEGSNVIFLPPVVFLETGEVQFEAVGETAALSTFYEKLSELGELTIEQVHDFERKNSPSHLTDRQEAALEAAVSVGYYEVPREGTVADIAGVLNCSTSTAGELVRKAEAAVIQSHTETE, via the coding sequence ATGTGGCTCAGTCGAACGCCGTTCAACGGCGGCATGAAACGAATCCAGTTCTCGGCCACCTATCCGAAGCGATTCATTCACCCACTTCACCAGCAGATCATGGAGCGGACATCGATTTCACGGGCCGAGCTGCTGATGTGGAGTCCGACCGAAGACGCGACGACGTTGTTCTGGTGTGACGGGGATCGAGAAGCGACTGAGAAAGCCATCGCCCATATCGACTCGCTTCTCGTTAGTAACTTCGTCGTGGATAATGATGGGACGTACGCGTTTCTACGGCAGTCCGACTACGAGTTCGCTTCGGCACTGCTGGATACAATCGAAGGTTCAAACGTGATTTTCCTCCCGCCAGTCGTCTTTCTCGAGACGGGTGAGGTACAGTTCGAAGCGGTCGGTGAAACGGCGGCACTCAGTACGTTCTACGAAAAGCTCTCCGAACTCGGTGAACTCACCATCGAACAGGTCCACGACTTCGAGCGGAAGAACTCGCCTTCACACCTCACTGACCGGCAAGAGGCGGCACTGGAGGCCGCGGTCTCGGTCGGCTATTACGAAGTACCTCGGGAGGGAACGGTTGCTGATATCGCAGGTGTACTAAACTGCTCGACGAGTACCGCCGGGGAACTGGTGCGGAAAGCAGAGGCAGCCGTGATTCAAAGCCATACCGAAACGGAGTGA
- a CDS encoding FAD-dependent oxidoreductase yields MTDSQHGGSTAMDADVLIVGGGLAGLAVANYLARFDYEPTIVEQRAEWDRSGYGIGLWADGQAVLADLDLLSSVREVATDPRAVAVHASDEKVLTRMSIPRGQSLLLAVHRADLHATLHNHIPEAWLRMDTEPVRINETRGGVEVTFDDGSTETFDVVVGADGVHSTVREQCFTDWTVRERDTYIWSLWAHQDIKIGPDMVSVWGPGSEGFVARVGDRVGFNLAARHDTPVAGPARETLRDHAEAIGWKLPALLDGTDDEPFFDRVREVSCESWHTDRIVLIGDAAHAVHPISGMGASLALQDARVLAQELLTTDRSSSRKAFSRFEQRRRPDAKRVHRTARVESTFTLLKSPVLRRARNGLTKRTPLFEWFLKRELR; encoded by the coding sequence ATGACTGACTCCCAACACGGCGGTTCGACAGCTATGGACGCCGACGTGCTGATCGTCGGTGGAGGTCTGGCTGGCCTCGCGGTGGCAAACTACCTCGCCCGTTTCGACTACGAACCGACGATAGTCGAACAGCGCGCCGAATGGGATAGGAGTGGATACGGTATCGGCCTCTGGGCTGATGGCCAAGCTGTACTCGCGGACCTCGACCTTCTGTCGTCCGTCCGTGAGGTCGCGACTGACCCGCGAGCGGTTGCCGTGCATGCGAGCGATGAGAAAGTTCTCACACGGATGTCGATCCCGCGAGGACAATCGCTTCTCTTGGCGGTTCACCGTGCCGACCTGCACGCGACCCTCCATAATCATATTCCTGAAGCATGGCTCCGAATGGACACAGAACCAGTCCGAATCAACGAGACCCGCGGCGGCGTTGAAGTCACATTCGACGACGGTTCGACGGAGACGTTCGATGTTGTCGTCGGTGCGGACGGCGTACATTCCACCGTCCGTGAGCAGTGCTTTACCGACTGGACGGTACGCGAACGCGATACGTACATCTGGTCACTCTGGGCTCATCAAGACATCAAGATCGGCCCGGACATGGTCAGCGTTTGGGGTCCCGGAAGTGAAGGATTCGTGGCACGCGTCGGCGACCGCGTCGGATTCAATCTTGCCGCACGCCACGACACACCGGTAGCCGGGCCGGCCCGCGAGACGCTCCGCGATCATGCAGAAGCCATTGGTTGGAAACTCCCGGCGCTCCTCGACGGAACGGACGACGAGCCGTTCTTCGACCGCGTCCGAGAGGTTTCCTGTGAGAGCTGGCATACAGATCGTATCGTATTAATCGGCGATGCTGCGCACGCGGTTCACCCGATCTCAGGCATGGGCGCGTCGCTCGCGCTACAGGACGCCCGTGTGCTAGCCCAAGAACTGCTGACGACGGACCGATCGTCGTCTCGGAAAGCTTTCAGTCGGTTCGAACAGCGCCGCCGCCCCGATGCAAAACGCGTCCACCGAACTGCCCGAGTTGAGTCCACGTTCACACTCCTCAAATCACCCGTCCTTCGTCGGGCACGGAACGGTCTGACGAAACGGACACCGCTGTTCGAATGGTTTCTCAAACGTGAATTACGTTAG
- a CDS encoding zinc ribbon domain-containing protein, with product MKDDQGCPKCDHTETEIDEISTTGTGLSKFFDIQNRKFMVISCTNCGYSELYRGQSSGDMVDLFLG from the coding sequence ATGAAAGACGATCAGGGCTGTCCGAAGTGCGATCACACGGAGACGGAAATCGACGAGATATCCACGACGGGCACGGGCTTATCGAAGTTCTTCGACATACAGAACCGGAAGTTCATGGTCATCAGCTGTACCAACTGCGGCTATTCCGAACTGTACAGGGGCCAGTCGTCTGGCGATATGGTCGACCTGTTTCTGGGCTGA
- a CDS encoding ATP synthase subunit A, with the protein MSQAEQTETVDEDGVIESVSGPVVTATDLDARMNDVVYVGDEGLMGEVIEIEGNLTTIQVYEETSGVGPGEPVENTGEPLSVDLGPGMLDSIYDGVQRPLDVLEDKMGTAFLDRGVDAPGIDLEKEWEFEPEVAEGDVVEPGDIVGVVPETVTIEHKVMVPPDYEGGEVTSVESGEFSVEETVIELDNGEEIQMHQEWPVREARPAGDKETPTEPLVTGQRVQDGLFPLAKGGTAAIPGPFGSGKTVTQQQLAKWSDADIVVYIGCGERGNEMTEVIEDFPELPDPQTGNPLMARTCLIANTSNMPVAARESCIYTGITIAEYYRDMGYDVALMADSTSRWAEAMREISSRLEEMPGEEGYPAYLAASLSEFYERAGKFQLINGDEGSISVVGAVSPPGGDFSEPVTQNTLRIVKTFWALDADLAERRHFPSIDWNESYSLYKDQLDPWWEDNIAGDWSDVRQWAVDVLDEEDELQEIVQLVGKDALPEDQQLTLEIARYLREAWLQQNALHDVDTYCEPEKTYRMLTAIKTFNDEAFEALEAGVPVDEIQNVDAAPRLNRMGTAEEWNEFIDEIEDDLKEQLRALY; encoded by the coding sequence ATGAGCCAGGCAGAACAAACTGAAACCGTCGACGAAGACGGTGTAATCGAAAGCGTGAGCGGTCCGGTCGTGACCGCCACGGACCTCGACGCCCGGATGAACGACGTCGTCTACGTCGGCGACGAAGGGCTGATGGGCGAGGTCATCGAGATCGAAGGGAACCTGACCACGATTCAGGTGTACGAAGAGACCTCCGGCGTCGGCCCGGGCGAACCCGTCGAGAACACGGGCGAGCCCCTCAGCGTCGACCTCGGGCCGGGGATGCTCGACTCCATCTACGACGGCGTCCAGCGCCCGCTCGACGTTCTCGAGGACAAGATGGGGACGGCGTTTCTCGACCGCGGGGTCGACGCCCCCGGTATCGACTTGGAGAAAGAGTGGGAGTTCGAGCCCGAAGTCGCGGAAGGCGACGTAGTCGAACCCGGCGACATCGTCGGTGTCGTCCCGGAGACGGTCACCATCGAGCACAAAGTGATGGTCCCGCCGGACTACGAGGGCGGGGAAGTCACAAGCGTCGAGAGCGGCGAGTTCTCCGTCGAGGAGACCGTCATCGAACTCGACAACGGCGAGGAGATCCAGATGCACCAGGAGTGGCCGGTCCGAGAGGCCCGCCCAGCCGGTGACAAGGAGACGCCGACCGAACCGCTCGTCACGGGCCAGCGCGTACAGGACGGCCTCTTCCCGCTCGCGAAAGGCGGGACGGCGGCAATTCCCGGCCCCTTCGGCTCCGGGAAGACCGTCACCCAGCAGCAACTCGCCAAGTGGTCCGACGCGGACATCGTCGTCTACATCGGCTGTGGCGAGCGCGGCAACGAGATGACCGAGGTCATCGAGGACTTCCCGGAACTGCCGGACCCACAGACCGGGAACCCGCTGATGGCTCGTACATGTCTCATCGCGAACACGTCGAACATGCCCGTCGCAGCGCGTGAATCCTGCATTTACACGGGAATTACGATCGCGGAGTACTACCGCGACATGGGCTACGACGTCGCGCTGATGGCCGACTCCACCTCGCGGTGGGCAGAGGCCATGCGGGAGATCTCGAGCCGACTCGAGGAGATGCCCGGCGAAGAGGGCTATCCCGCGTATCTCGCCGCCTCGCTCTCTGAGTTCTACGAGCGCGCCGGCAAGTTCCAGCTGATCAACGGCGACGAGGGATCAATTTCGGTCGTCGGTGCGGTCTCGCCGCCGGGCGGGGACTTCTCCGAGCCAGTCACCCAGAACACGCTCCGTATCGTCAAGACGTTCTGGGCGCTCGACGCCGACCTCGCGGAACGGCGGCACTTCCCGTCGATCGACTGGAACGAGTCGTACTCGCTGTACAAGGACCAGCTCGATCCGTGGTGGGAGGACAACATCGCGGGCGACTGGTCCGACGTGCGACAGTGGGCGGTCGACGTCCTCGACGAGGAAGACGAGCTGCAGGAGATCGTTCAGCTCGTCGGCAAGGACGCGCTGCCGGAAGACCAGCAGCTGACCCTCGAGATCGCACGCTACCTGCGCGAGGCGTGGCTGCAACAGAACGCGCTCCACGACGTCGACACCTACTGTGAGCCCGAGAAGACATATCGTATGCTCACGGCGATCAAGACGTTCAACGACGAGGCGTTCGAAGCGCTCGAGGCGGGCGTTCCCGTCGACGAGATCCAGAACGTCGACGCCGCGCCGCGGCTCAACCGCATGGGAACGGCCGAGGAGTGGAACGAATTCATCGACGAGATCGAAGACGACCTCAAAGAACAACTGCGAGCACTGTACTAA